The following proteins come from a genomic window of Henningerozyma blattae CBS 6284 chromosome 4, complete genome:
- the TBLA0D02990 gene encoding uncharacterized protein (similar to Saccharomyces cerevisiae YGR127W; ancestral locus Anc_3.487), translating to MCILLGTTAHPFYKLILISNRDEVFERETHSTCWNHNSTILYPYDMSKDICHDGGGDERFKSEHGTWCGLNKDGKICTVLNLLKEEEARRDGDCNNSLQSRGLIPIKYLCDFDHGFQDWNTYDKFIEQNGSIDGKVGLFNLFLGDLKSNEYSIINSMGQSQRVLDEENPYMVVSNINWGDPKKMGEWSKIKNGIKLLETLINDKLDNSNKDELEILEDCFQISSTINLSGKKIDGNIERLEQTKDLIFVPPLKRSEGEVRGDAGGDAGGDAGGESVKYYGTRSQIVVLCERKSNKVTFVERILHCKNEDAKDNTKKIQ from the coding sequence ATGTGTATATTACTAGGAACCACTGCACATCCATTTTATAAGTTAATACTAATTAGCAATCGAGATGAAGTGTTTGAAAGAGAAACACATTCAACATGTTGGAATCATAATTCTACGATATTATATCCGTATGATATGAGTAAAGATATCTGTCATGATGGTGGAGGAGATGAGAGGTTTAAATCAGAACATGGTACATGGTGTGgattaaataaagatggCAAGATTTGCACTGTTttgaatcttttaaaagaagaagaggcCAGGAGAGATGGAGattgtaataattcattacaATCTAGAGGGTTAATTCCGATTAAATATCTTTGTGATTTTGATCATGGGTTTCAAGATTGGAATACGTATGACAAGTTTATCGAACAGAATGGATCTATTGATGGGAAAGTCGGGttgtttaatttgtttcttGGAGATTTAAAGAGTAATGAATATTCtattataaattcaatGGGTCAAAGTCAACGAGTATTAGATGAGGAGAATCCGTATATGGTGGTGAGTAATATTAATTGGGGGGATCCAAAAAAGATGGGTGAATGGAGTAAGATTAAGAATGGGatcaaattattggaaactttaataaatgataaattggataattctaataaagatgaattgGAGATATTGGAAGATTGTTTCCAAATCTCATCTACGATAAATTTGAGTGGTAAGAAGATTGATGGGAATATTGAACGACTTGAACAAACAAaggatttaatttttgttcCACCATTAAAGAGAAGTGAGGGGGAGGTTAGGGGAGATGCCGGGGGAGATGCCGGGGGAGATGCCGGGGGAGAGAGTGTGAAGTATTATGGTACACGATCTCAAATAGTTGTTCTTTGTGAGAGGAAATCTAATAAAGTTACGTTTGTAGAAAGAATTTTACATTgtaaaaatgaagatgCTAAAGATAATACGAAAAAAATCCAGTGA